The DNA sequence ttttaaataaaaaaaataaaaatttaatgacatgGACCAATTAAAGATTGCGATGTGGCAATTTAATTGACACTGACTTAATAACTAGGTACCTACAGAAGTTCCAGAATTATAACTTAGGGTATTATTACCGCTAAAAATGaaacttatgtatttatttgcaactagaaattaaacttaagtatttatgtcgcAAATTATTCATTTCTTAACGCAAGGAGAATGAATTGCTCATTGCTTTTCAGTTGTGTCCTACCTAACACTTGGCCAAATAATATCTGAACGCCACGTATGCAAGCCAATTTTTACatgtacaaaaaaatttaatgtgcaataaaatatttaaattttatttttagtactctaaattatttaatttattttaaatgatcaGGTGATGATCTTAATtcataacattaaaataataaaaaaaaatgtcatatatTATCACGGATACATAAAGGATgtaccaaaaagaaaaagagtgtaATACAATTCcttcagtgtaaatccaaaaaaaagaaaaaaaagaccaTGTATAGATTTTTCCGGGCTTGCAAAAGTACATATACTTAGCTAATATAATAGATGGGTCAGACAGCATAATGGTTGTTGATTAGTTGATTTATTAATTGAAGAAGGAACATAATAGCAGTCACATGGATTTGTTTCGTGCTTAATTATTCAAATGATCATGCATGTTATATCTACCTTTCCCCATAAGtcacttaattattaaataagaattccaccaattatattatataattttcaaaCATGTATATACCCGGGCATTTCCCATTTGCTTCTGATCGATATTAACAATTTATTTCTCTCCTGATGAAacctaataataaaaattacaatatataatcacatataaataaactaataatattccATGTCAAACTCGATGGATCGGTCCTAAAGCTGCATTGACTATTCGCtaccttatttattatttatttttatttggtatTGGATAATTCTTTTGTTTTTGTGTCTAGCTTGTTATTATTAAGTACTGCATGCTAGTGCATCTATTCTCTCTCATTCTCAATGAAAGAAAAACACACACAATTACTGTGTCGTTTCGCAATCTATTGCTTATAAAGGAGCTACTACATCACTTCATAATATAGAAggtaatatatacatatacatacatatatatatataaagaactACTCGTAAAAATTCATTAGTTCATGCTTTTGTTTTCTCTTTTACGGGCTCCATTAATATTAAGTCCCTATATATAAGACTTAAGATTTAGATTGAAAACGAAATTGTGAAATGCAGCTCACTGAGCCACTGCTGTATTCATTTCATTAAATAGCCAAAAGGCAAAAGTTACAGAATATTCTAGAGTAAAATGCCACCTCATTCAACGGTACAAAATCCTAACAACAATGAGAATATTCTCTGACATTTAATAACCGAAAGGAGAGAGAAAACGTGCTTGATTTGCCAATCATTGCACATGAAAAATGACTGACAGTAAAAGAGCAGAAAATAACTAAAACAGagtaaatgataaaatggtaaCTGGTGACAATTGGTAACAGGTAACCAATTTCATTTTCTAACACCTCCTCTCAAACTAAGTGGGGTGGAAACCACACCTAGTTTGTCAACAAGAAAATGAAATCTTGAATTCGATAGGCTCTTGGTGAAACAGTCAGCAATTTGATCGTGTGAGGGAACATATCTAATGTCGAGATGCTTGGCCAAAACCTTGTCTCTGACGAAGTGAACATCCAACTCTATGTGTTTTGTTCGAGCATGGTATACAGGATTAGAGGCAAGAGCACTTGCCCCCATGTTGTCGCACCAAGTTATAGGAACATCTTTTAGAGGAAACTGAAGTTCTTGGAGAAGTGACTGAATCCATGTTAGTTCAGCAGACACTTGGGCTAGTGCCCTATACTCGGATTCAGTACTTGAACGGGACACAACGGATTGTTTCTTAGATGACCATGATACTAAGGTATCACCAAAGAAAACACAGTATCCAGCCACGGATCTTCTGTCATCGGGGCAACATGCCCAATCGGCATCTGAGAAACCTGTCAAAGTGAGCCTTTCACAGAACTTGATGTGCAAACCATGATCAACCGTGCCCTTCAAGTACCTAAGGATTCTCTTtgctgcattccaatgttgatCAGTTGGAGCTTTCAAAAATTGACTCAGTTTGTTCACAGCGAAGCTGAGATCGGGTCTGGTGTGAGTCAAATATTGAAGTCCACCGATTAAACTTCTGTACTCTGTTGGATTTTTGAGTGGAGTTCCATCTTCAATAGACAGTGTTTTTCCCACTGTCATTGGAGTGGGACATGACTTCaaatgagtcatattattcttcCTTAGTAGCTCTGTGATGTATTTGGCTTGAGATAGATACATACCAGTATCATCCCTATACACTTCGATACCAagaaaataatttagagaaCCAAGGTCTTTCAAAGCAAATTCCCGATTTAACTTCTCTGTGAACTGTTGCAGCATTTTCGAATTGTTCCCAGTAACaattatatcatcaacatagatGAGAACAAGCATTACCTCAGTGGCTGTTTTGTAGAAAAACAGTGATGGATCAGCCCTTGAATTTGTAAATTTCCAGCCTAAGAGAGTTTGTTTGAGCTTATCAAACCAAGCTCTAGGTGCTTGTCTCAGACCATACAAACTCTTAGTTAACTTGCATACATAATCGGGGTGTGTCTTGTCTTCAAAACCAGGTGGCTGATTCATATAGACATCCTCACTCAGAGTTCCATTAAGGAATGCATTGTTGATGTCGAGTTGTCTAACTTCCCAAGATTTTGAGACAGCAATTGTTAAAACAATTCTGACAGTACAAGCTTTCACCACGGGACTGAAAGTTTCTCCATAATCAACTCCAGGTCTTTGTCTAAACCCCTTTGCAACGAGTCTAGCTTTGAACCTTTGAAAACTTCCATCAGCATTCAACTTAATTCTATAAACCCATTTGTTGTCCACAATGTGCATTCCAGGAAGTTTGGGAACTAAAAGCCAGGTCTTGTTTTTCACCAGGGCTTTATTTTCATCACTCATCGCCCCATTCCAGCCTTCATGTTCAAGAGCTTCTTTCAGAGAGAGAGGTTCAGCATAATAATCACTCGATTCAGCTTTACTCAAATAAGTTTTTGGCTTGAAAATTCCTGCTTTAGCCCTGGTTATCATCGGGTGAGTAGGAATCGATTGATTAATTATTTGAGTGCCAGTTGCTGCATCAGTTTGCCTTTCAATATCCTGACCACCCGTGTGTTGTGTATTTGACTGCTCATTGTCATTAAGATCATCATCTTGAATAATGTTATACTCATGAGAAACATAATCCTGATCTGTCATTCTTGTAGTGGACTGATGAGTAGAAGATGCCTCAGGTGCACTTAGTTCAGGTGCTCTGTCAGTTTGAACATTTGTATCAATTTGGGATTGACCATGAGAAACATTAGAAGAGACATTTGTGAATGTTGACCAAGATGGAAATTGAACATTAACACTCTGTTCAACCTTATATGTGTTTAGAAAACCAGACTTGAATGGAAATTCAGATTCGTTGAAAACTACATTTCTTGAAATGTAGATTCGGCCTGTACTACTTAGACACTTGTAACCTTTAAAACTCTCACTATATCCTAAGTTTACACACTTAGTTGAGTGATACTGAAACTTATGGGATTGATAGGCTCTAAGACACGGGTAACAGGCTACACCAAAGGTTTTCAAGAACTTATAATCGGGTTTTCTTTTCTGCAACATTTCAAATGGGGAAACATTGTCCAGAACTGGTGTGGGCAGCcgatttattaaataaacagcTGTTATGAATGCATCACACCAGTACTTGAGGGGCATACTTGCTTGAGCAAGCAAGGTTAGTCCCATTTCAACGATATGTCTATGTTTCCTCTCAGCTCTACCATTTTGGGCTGAAGTGTGAGGGCAAGAATGAGTGAAGTCTATGCCATTTTCAGCAACAAGATTGGAGAAAGCTTGATACTCACCTCCCCAGTCAGTTTGAAGCCTTTTAATCTTTCTATTGAACTGATTTTCAGCAAAGGTTTTAAACTGAATGAAGGCAGTGAGAGCATCAGACTTAGCTTTCAATGGATACAACCAGGTATGCCTGCTATAGtcatctatgaatgatataTAGAACCTAAAATTAGTGTTGGACATGATTGGAGCAGGCCCCCAAATATCAGTATGCACTAAGTCTAAAGGAAATTGGGCTTTTTCATGGTTTTGCTTGAATGGCAATGTGTGTGCTTTTCCATATTGGCATGCTTCACAAAAGTGACACTCTTCTTTGTTAATattcttaagatttaaatgtttCAATACAGAATTTAACACAAGATTGGATGGATGGCCTAGTCTCCTATGCCATCTATCTTTGATTGAATTCGAAAAAGACACATTCTCAGTTCTTGACCGAGTTACATTGTTGCTGACATGAGAAGAAAAACTAGAAAGAAAACTGTATTTAGACTTAGCAGAGGTGTTGTAAGTGTTTTGATTAGAAGCCTTGACACAAACTGGTTCAAACTGATAAAGTCCATCCTTAAGAGTCCCTTGAAGCACCTTCTTCCTTGTTAGTTTGTCCTTCACACAACAATGATCAGATGAGaattcaacaacaacattattATCATTTGTTAACCTCGAAATGCTGACAAGGTTTTTAGTTATTTCAGGAACATGTAACATCTCTTGCAGCAGTAAAACATCATTATTATTAGCAGTCAAAGTACCAGATCCAACATGCTTAATAGATAGCAAATTTCCATTTCCAACAGTGAGAGATTCCTTACCATTGTACTTTGTTTTCTGGTTCAGGTTGTTCACATCAGAGGTGATGTGGTTGCTGGCTCCACTGTCAGCATACCAAGCACTATCCTCAAGCATTTCTGGTGTGGCAATGAAGGCAGTAGCATTTTGGTTTGATTTGTTTCCATCAGGGTTGTTATTTCCAGCAGGTGCAGACCCCATGTAGGTTTCATCATATCGATTGTAGCAATGTGCAGCTGAATGTCCATATTTCCCACATACTTGGCAAGTGGGTTTTGGACCATTTGATCTTCCTCCTCTGCCCCTGCCACCAGATCTGCCTCTATTTCCTGTATTAAAACCTCCTCTGCCTCTGTTTCCATGCTGGTTAGGACTGTAGTTACCACTGGGAACATTTTTGTTAGCAACATTAGCAGTAGGATTAGACATATTGGAGGATTTATTGTTACCAGAGAGAGTGCTTAATCTATCAAGCTTGCTGTCAAAGCTTAGGAGTATCTCCTGCAGGGTTTGCCAAGATGTCCTTTCTCTTGCTTCAACCTGTAAGACAATAGGCAGGTACTCAATATCGAGTCCTGAAAGAACATTGGAAACCAGAAGAGCTTCTGGATATGGGTCACCAGCAAGGGCCAATACATCAGCCCATTGTCTCTTTTGTTTGAGATAATCTGGCATAGTTGTGGCTCCTTTTCTCACTGTTTGAATTTTTGTTCTATACTCATCCATTTTTGCTTTGGAATGAGCACCAAAGAGGGATTCGAGAGCTGTCCAAACTTCAGCAGATGAAGAACAACCCATTACTTCTGTGGCTATACTTTCTGTCATAGATCCATACAACCAACCCATCAGTAGTTGGTCATGGACTACCCACTGTTCGAACTCAGGATTGGTTTCGAAACCAAAACCTGGCTGACCATCGATCCCTGGAACTGGTATAAGCTCCTGTGGCTTGATTCTTGCACCAGTTAAATAACCATCAAGCCTGTGGCCTCTTACAATGGCATTTACCATTGTTTTCCACAATGAGAAGTTGTTCCTATCCAGTTTGAGAGCAAATGGCTGATTCAAAGTACTCCCAAACTGTGGAACAACCAGGTTTGATGAAGATGAATTGTATTGAGCACTCATTGTTGGGTTAGCAACATTGCTACCTCTTGGTGATGGAGCTGCAGATCTGGTTCCTTGAGGAGTTTCTTCTCCGGTGGCCATTCTGCCgtaatggctctgataccaacttaAGATTTAGATTGAAAACGAAATTGTGAAATGCAGCTCACTGAGCCACTGCTGTATTCATTTCATTAAATAGCCAAAAGGCAAAAGTTACAGAATATTCTAGAGTAAAATGCCACCTCATTCAACGGTACAAAATCCTAACAACAATGAGAATATTCTCTGACATTTAATAACCGAAAGGAGAGAGAAAACGTGCTTGATTTGCCAATCATTGCACATGAAAAATGACTGACAGTAAAAGAGCAGAAAATAACTAAAACAGagtaaatgataaaatggtaaCTGGTGACAATTGGTAACAGGTAACCAATTTCATTTTCTAACAATAAGTACTCTCTCAAAATGTATATGTTTCTCGTCACTGCAAACTGGAgaaaattattcttatatatctCTCTGCTTTCAGGTGTGTCTGAGTACAGTACTGAGGTAACATTattcattatataaaatatacatatatatatatgtatgataaTCACAAAAATGAGTTTGTAGTAcacgttattttttttttcttttattatttcgCATAAGCTACAAATTAATGTTTGATTTTcaagacatttttttttattcatacaCACACCGCTTCAGATGATCAACTAAATGAGAGAAATTAATATTACCCAACAAAGATGTCTTGGCCGGTAATGTTGGTACATAACATAAAATGGAAGCTGGCTGATGATGAGACTTCTCCTACTCTTCATTTCATTCATTTCTCttctcatatataaatatatataataaatttaaaaagaaaatataaagtgtagttagtggggtttgaacctttaccctctaacctatttaccaactaccttaaccattacaccaagattcctattatgtctataaatatcatcttttaatacaaatatatattgtaactaattaaaatccATATACgtttttttctcgattttttttttcagggggggcgactgccccccctcgctacaatgtgggtccgcccctgtatatacagtagaacctctatttaagaatactctattcaagaataacctctaatttgttataaaaaaatcaagtcccgatttgggccagttataaataagaataacctctaaattgtaattagttatacattttttaagtcccgtattaacaaagtatacctctatataagaataattacatcttaataaaatatatatatatatgtattttgtaaatttatttatgtaaaattaataattttattttaaattataatacatgtatgaaattatatttactttaaaatatttctattatgatatagtattaatgattgtttattgttattattgttacattgatattttttgatttttttaatttttttttctagtgtaattctatttagttataacctcccaattagaatataatttagttagtcccaagtgtattcttagatagaggttctactgtatattaataataacatttatatatgtacatattattCGTTAATTTATTATGGCTGGTGTCTCTGCAGCTATCTCTGTCCGCTTATTTTCTCTCTTCCTATCCATCCCTATATGATTACATTAATCGCCCATCTTGCTATATGTGACGAAACATAGAGGCCATGATAAATTATATTTGCTTATGCGCTCATGAATGAAATGATTTGGTgtctctatataaatatatatatgtatatgtatataaaagtatatattatgtatgtatGCATAGCCCCATGTTGGCGAAAATTAAAACACACTATAAACATGTGTCAAGATGAGTCATGATTGAGGCCCTACCGAATAAATATACGTTTTAATTTTACTTGGCTTGTACACTAGCTtagaataatatattatatattgaaatTGCATATCCTGAAATTGCCACCCTTTCCAGTTaagcattcaaaatatattACCATCGGTTTCTTACTAACTAGACGGGCTTGGGTGGTATAATTAATGTGTGGTCCCGCATAAAATTATTATGATCgagtgtatattatatattatttgaaaaatcttAATGTGTCTCGGCATCAAGCTCAACCACAACAAAAGATGATATATCGAATAATCTGAATATaatatatttcatttaataaattaatttagaaacaCTAACTAATTGTAgagaaatattaaaaagtattaTTAGTTCTTAATACCACCTAAGGTATCATATTAGTATCTGAGTtactttaataattattataaaatatcactaCTATTACTAATACCTTATACAAATGCTCTAATTATATGATTTTAATTGCCATCATTTATTAAACTCTTTGTCTTTATTAATATTAGTAAATTCATTTGATTAAGATCGATCATGAATGTTCACCCaaaattatttgttgttctttaacatgattttttttatttgggttccTACATTCAGAGAATATATTAGTTAGGTTTTCAAATAGAATAAGTTAGATGTTGATTGTTAACATGAACatattttgtcaaaataatATACACGAGCTGGTTCTTATAACTTTCAATGGTTTTCTCTTATATTTGTTTTTGCGCGCAGAAATATCGGGCTCTATATTCGAAATGGATGTGAAGTGAGAACCgacctatatataaatatatatctataaatgTATGAGGACAATTGTTCAGAAAATATATGTATGAGGACAGTTAGCTAGTGAAGGGTACGTACAAACATGAAAATCaataatatacttttttttattaaatttacaaATACTTTTTTGGTAAAGGAGACGACCAGTGATCATCTATATATTCATGACAAGTAACAACATAGAGGtcctataaataaatatatatatatatatatattatatattaagccTGTTACATACAAATTCTTCAATTCATTTCTAACAGCTGATgatcattatatatatgatctctGATCAGTACAGTTTAGTCGTCCAACGTCTAAAGATATATTATAGATAATCATTACAAGGacttaattatacatatatataaatatatatatatataactcattaTAATAAACCGATAGAATACTAAATGTATGTATACATACATATTAACGTAGCGTCATATTGTAGAGCTAGCTAGCCAGAATTAAGTATTGGGCAGTTAAAGTTATATCGTTCTAGCTAGTTTTATTATGTACAGAAATTCGTAGAATCATCatgcatgattttttttttctttaattagaaTGTAAAACCTACTTCATAAAATAGACGATTTATAGGTAATTAGTATATAATTACACATATACGTAatgcatgtatatataatatatatatatatatattacttccAGAGATCAATTTGACAGCTGGCAGAGTTGGACGTGGAGGCATTATTTTCAGGTACCATTTCTTGCTGCTTCTGATCCCAATTATGTCTTACGATTACATTTCCTCCCTTGGAAATAACACGATCATCATCATCCTGATCATTATCTTCATGGCTGAGTTGTGAAGCTACAAACTTGTCAAGGACTCGCCAATCTGTTAACTGATCATCCTGATCGTCCATGCCCTGCTGCTGGTTTAGATCATTGGTGGtattagtagtagtagtagtactgctactattgttgttattattaccATAAGCAATGCTTGCATGAAAGTTTTGGTGATCATCATGATGAAGAGTTAGTTGTTgctgttgatgatgatgatcagcTAATTGATGATCATGTGATGATGATCTGAGAGAAATCGACGGCTGAAAAGCTGCGACGACATTGTTGTTGTGGTTGAGGAGTAAGCCGGTCGGGGCGGAGCTTGTTGAAGGGTGAAGAATGAGTTTTGGGGTCTCGAGAAGGGGAAGGAAGTGGTCGTGGGGAAGTAGTTGGTAAGGTAAGTGATGATGATCGAGTGGAGATTGTTCTTTCTTGCAATTGGGATAGTAGTGGTGGAGCAATTGGTAATTAGGCAAGCTATTTGATGATGAAACGACGACGTTTGATGAGTTGGAGTGATGATGATGGTGTTTTGGCGATTCCAAGTCTGGCATGAAGGAGACCTGGTCGTCGT is a window from the Cannabis sativa cultivar Pink pepper isolate KNU-18-1 chromosome 1, ASM2916894v1, whole genome shotgun sequence genome containing:
- the LOC115704795 gene encoding NAC domain-containing protein 7; the encoded protein is MNAFSHVPPGFRFHPTDEELVDYYLRKKITSRRVDLDVIKDVDLYKIEPWDLQELCKIGSEEQSEWYFFSHKDKKYPTGTRTNRATVAGFWKATGRDKAIYSKHDLIGMRKTLVFYKGRAPNGQKSDWIMHEYRLETNENATPQEEGWVVCRVFKKKIATTSMRRSEHESPCWYDDQVSFMPDLESPKHHHHHSNSSNVVVSSSNSLPNYQLLHHYYPNCKKEQSPLDHHHLPYQLLPHDHFLPLLETPKLILHPSTSSAPTGLLLNHNNNVVAAFQPSISLRSSSHDHQLADHHHQQQQLTLHHDDHQNFHASIAYGNNNNNSSSTTTTTNTTNDLNQQQGMDDQDDQLTDWRVLDKFVASQLSHEDNDQDDDDRVISKGGNVIVRHNWDQKQQEMVPENNASTSNSASCQIDLWK